From Nymphaea colorata isolate Beijing-Zhang1983 chromosome 6, ASM883128v2, whole genome shotgun sequence, a single genomic window includes:
- the LOC116256432 gene encoding uncharacterized protein LOC116256432, which produces MPEMEDQPVAASGGGAATPDDRGGFQNADDDKENLPPWRRGRSGRPKSGSGGRKRRRSILPAWYPRTPLRDITAIVRAIEMRRARMRELEGIIREQNEEVASPVFSVAPASPISERAVTTTLSSEDPKPADVLLTPQASKVSVEDINNVPQTDSLTVVNCSKEPEAASVKEISTSLEVTGRRIFLGLETPDVVPDKVTSTLYTPDSVLAIQNSECSVTTSDGTPVEEVVVEKWWLKKRVAETTSGRTGFGLEGKKNSLLQHRSKVSLMR; this is translated from the exons ATGCCGGAGATGGAAGACCAGCCAGTGGCGGCCAGTGGTGGTGGCGCTGCTACCCCTGACGACCGTGGCGGGTTTCAGAACGCGGACGATGACAAGGAAAACCTGCCGCCGTGGAGGAGAGGGCGGTCGGGTCGCCCGAAGAGTGGGTCAGgtggaaggaagaggaggaggagcatCCTGCCAGCTTGGTATCCGCGCACCCCTCTTCGAGATATCACCGCCATCGTGAGG GCAATTGAAATGAGGAGAGCTCGCATGAGAGAGCTCGAGGGGATAATACGGGAGCAGAACGAAGAAGTTGCATCTCCAGTTTTCTCCGTTGCACCTGCGTCTCCTATTTCTGAACGTGCGGTTACAACTACTCTATCTAGTGAGGATCCCAAGCCTGCCGACGTTCTGCTCACTCCTCAAGCAAGCAAGGTTAGCGTTGAAGATATCAACAACGTTCCGCAAACCGACTCGTTGACAGTGGTCAATTGCTCCAAGGAGCCGGAAGCAGCTTCTGTGAAGGAGATCTCGACAAGTCTGGAGGTAACTGGCAGGAGGATCTTCCTCGGCCTCGAAACGCCTGATGTTGTCCCTGACAAAGTAACTAGCACTTTGTACACTCCTGATTCAGTCCTCGCAATTCAGAATTCAGAGTGCTCAGTCACGACTAGTGACGGGACTCCGGTGGAAGAGGTAGTTGTGGAGAAATGGTGGTTGAAAAAGAGAGTTGCTGAAACAACCAGTGGAAGAACTGGTTTTGGGTTGGAGGGGAAGAAGAATTCCTTGCTGCAGCATCGAAGCAAGGTTTCTCTGATGCGGTGA